The proteins below come from a single Sorghum bicolor cultivar BTx623 chromosome 4, Sorghum_bicolor_NCBIv3, whole genome shotgun sequence genomic window:
- the LOC8085584 gene encoding uncharacterized protein LOC8085584 isoform X2, translating to MGNRIGGRRKSGVEERFTRPQGLYEHKDIDQKKLRKLILEAKLAPCYPGADDAAAAGGDLEECPICFLYYPSLNRSKCCSKGICTECFLQMKPTHTARPTQCPFCKTPNYAVEYRGVKTKEERSIEQFEEQKVIEAQLRMRQKELQDEEAKMKRKQSRCSSSRTVTPTTEVEYRDICSTSFSVPSYQCTEQGNECCSSEPSCSSQANMRPFHSRHNRDDNVDVNLEDMMVMEAIWRSIQEQGHLVNPVCGSYFPVIEPPSRERQAFLPAAPLEMPHPGGYSCAVAALAEHQPASMDFSYMAGSSTYPVFDMIRRPCNMSSGSLCGVENSSLDTWSGIAPSCSREVVREEGECSTDHWSEGAEAGTSYAGSDIMADTGTMQPLPFAENFTMAPSHFRPESIEEQMMFSMAVSLAEAHHGRTQAQGLAWL from the exons ATGGGGAACCGGATAGGCGGGCGGCGCAAGTCCGGGGTGGAGGAGCGGTTCACGCGCCCGCAGGGGCTCTACGAGCACAAGGACATCGACCAGAAGAAGCTGCGCAAGCTGATCCTCGAGGCCAAGCTCGCGCCCTGCTACCCGGGCGccgacgacgccgccgccgccggaggggACCTCGAGGAGTGCCCCATCTGCTTCCTG TACTATCCAAGCCTCAACCGTTCGAAGTGTTGCTCAAAGGGGATATGTACAG AGTGTTTTCTTCAAATGAAACCGACCCATACTGCCCGGCCTACACA GTGCCCATTCTGCAAAACGCCTAATTATGCTGTGGAGTATCGTGGTGTGAAAACAAAGGAGGAAAGGAGCATAGAACAGTTT GAAGAACAGAAAGTCATAGAAGCACAGTTGAGGATGCGCCAaaaagaactccaagatgaagaAGCTAAAATGAAAAGAAAACAGAGCAGGTGTTCTTCTAGCAGAACAGTAACCCCAACAACGGAAGTTGAGTATCGAGATATTTGCAGCACATCCTTTTCAG TGCCATCATATCAATGTACTGAGCAAGGAAATGAATGCTGTTCATCTGAACCTTCATGCTCTAGCCAGGCTAACATGCGGCCTTTCCATTCTAGGCACAACCG TGATGATAATGTTGACGTGAATCTGGAGGATATGATGGTTATGGAAGCAATTTGGCGTTCCATTCAG GAACAAGGACATCTAGTAAATCCTGTTTGTGGCAGCTACTTTCCTGTAATCGAGCCACCATCACGTGAAAGGCAGGCGTTTCTTCCAGCTGCGCCTCTAGAAATGCCTCATCCAGGTGGATACTCTTGTGCAGTTGCGGCTTTGGCTGAGCACCAGCCAGCAAGCATGGATTTCTCTTACATGGCTGGCAGTAGCACATACCCAGTGTTTGACATGATCCGGCGGCCATGCAACATGTCCAGCGGAAGCCTGTGCGGTGTCGAGAACAGTTCACTAGACACCTGGAGCGGGATAGCACCAAGTTGCAGCAGAGAAGTGGTAAGAGAGGAGGGAGAGTGCTCAACCGACCACTGGTCGGAGGGTGCGGAGGCAGGAACAAGCTATGCCGGATCGGACATCATGGCGGATACAGGGACCATGCAACCGCTGCCCTTCGCTGAGAATTTCACCATGGCTCCAAGCCACTTCCGCCCGGAGAGCATCGAGGAGCAGATGATGTTCTCCATGGCCGTGTCACTAGCAGAAGCTCATCATGGTAGGACGCAAGCGCAAGGGCTGGCATGGTTGTAA
- the LOC8085584 gene encoding uncharacterized protein LOC8085584 isoform X1 — protein MGNRIGGRRKSGVEERFTRPQGLYEHKDIDQKKLRKLILEAKLAPCYPGADDAAAAGGDLEECPICFLYYPSLNRSKCCSKGICTECFLQMKPTHTARPTQCPFCKTPNYAVEYRGVKTKEERSIEQFEEQKVIEAQLRMRQKELQDEEAKMKRKQSRCSSSRTVTPTTEVEYRDICSTSFSVPSYQCTEQGNECCSSEPSCSSQANMRPFHSRHNRDDNVDVNLEDMMVMEAIWRSIQQEQGHLVNPVCGSYFPVIEPPSRERQAFLPAAPLEMPHPGGYSCAVAALAEHQPASMDFSYMAGSSTYPVFDMIRRPCNMSSGSLCGVENSSLDTWSGIAPSCSREVVREEGECSTDHWSEGAEAGTSYAGSDIMADTGTMQPLPFAENFTMAPSHFRPESIEEQMMFSMAVSLAEAHHGRTQAQGLAWL, from the exons ATGGGGAACCGGATAGGCGGGCGGCGCAAGTCCGGGGTGGAGGAGCGGTTCACGCGCCCGCAGGGGCTCTACGAGCACAAGGACATCGACCAGAAGAAGCTGCGCAAGCTGATCCTCGAGGCCAAGCTCGCGCCCTGCTACCCGGGCGccgacgacgccgccgccgccggaggggACCTCGAGGAGTGCCCCATCTGCTTCCTG TACTATCCAAGCCTCAACCGTTCGAAGTGTTGCTCAAAGGGGATATGTACAG AGTGTTTTCTTCAAATGAAACCGACCCATACTGCCCGGCCTACACA GTGCCCATTCTGCAAAACGCCTAATTATGCTGTGGAGTATCGTGGTGTGAAAACAAAGGAGGAAAGGAGCATAGAACAGTTT GAAGAACAGAAAGTCATAGAAGCACAGTTGAGGATGCGCCAaaaagaactccaagatgaagaAGCTAAAATGAAAAGAAAACAGAGCAGGTGTTCTTCTAGCAGAACAGTAACCCCAACAACGGAAGTTGAGTATCGAGATATTTGCAGCACATCCTTTTCAG TGCCATCATATCAATGTACTGAGCAAGGAAATGAATGCTGTTCATCTGAACCTTCATGCTCTAGCCAGGCTAACATGCGGCCTTTCCATTCTAGGCACAACCG TGATGATAATGTTGACGTGAATCTGGAGGATATGATGGTTATGGAAGCAATTTGGCGTTCCATTCAG CAGGAACAAGGACATCTAGTAAATCCTGTTTGTGGCAGCTACTTTCCTGTAATCGAGCCACCATCACGTGAAAGGCAGGCGTTTCTTCCAGCTGCGCCTCTAGAAATGCCTCATCCAGGTGGATACTCTTGTGCAGTTGCGGCTTTGGCTGAGCACCAGCCAGCAAGCATGGATTTCTCTTACATGGCTGGCAGTAGCACATACCCAGTGTTTGACATGATCCGGCGGCCATGCAACATGTCCAGCGGAAGCCTGTGCGGTGTCGAGAACAGTTCACTAGACACCTGGAGCGGGATAGCACCAAGTTGCAGCAGAGAAGTGGTAAGAGAGGAGGGAGAGTGCTCAACCGACCACTGGTCGGAGGGTGCGGAGGCAGGAACAAGCTATGCCGGATCGGACATCATGGCGGATACAGGGACCATGCAACCGCTGCCCTTCGCTGAGAATTTCACCATGGCTCCAAGCCACTTCCGCCCGGAGAGCATCGAGGAGCAGATGATGTTCTCCATGGCCGTGTCACTAGCAGAAGCTCATCATGGTAGGACGCAAGCGCAAGGGCTGGCATGGTTGTAA